From one Flavobacterium sp. N502536 genomic stretch:
- a CDS encoding non-ribosomal peptide synthetase, translated as MVNLLNEIYESNITISLDGTDLKLGFKDDVIDEALISKIKENKQEIVSYLTKYSASNKYNNIPRVPIQESYEVSSFALGILSSVLADSDGKGFNYVLTSSAHLKQEINVANFKRAVYSTIDRHESLRTVFRISDKGEIRQHVLESAAIDFTINFFDFRALDKKEEMIRTITRDDLEKPFDMGQGPLFRVHLFQLNNSEFIFHLSIHHVISDAWSIDVLFKNILAFYSSFEQGVPVELPELNIHYKDYAAWQNDQLSKGLFKNEEAYFKETFSGELPVLNFTNNKSRPAARTVNGVALKSYLSKETTTLFKKLCSDKKGSIFMGLIAVWNVLLHKYTNSTDIIIGTAVGGRDHIDLKEQIGGYINSLPLRNQIDPEQSFSTFFETVKENTLSALDCQFYPFADLLKLINYKRDMSRSPLFDVMILLQNAVDNNQQYNIDETQVKNIKRLRETPVLTDLDINFIEEGDYLGCQLIYNTDVFESEYVIGLLTHFKQLVEEIVLHPNIPISKIDYLSVNEREELLLDFNDITLDYSEEETLLSLFEKQVKQTPNGTALFAGKKEFTYQELEEASNDLARYIFKHYQIEKGKFIGIQLERNEWNIISMLAILKVGCAYVPIAPEMPNQVKEHIITDTQLELLITTTSYMFDMEFYTGALMAVDIVFDTDDCDPVTITVAPTDLAYVIYTSGSTGLPKGVMIEHGQIVNTILSQIDYFKLGENSRGLQFAPFSFDASVWETFMILLSGGSLHLASEEQRKDADALTAFIKENNITIATLPPSYIALVDIEDLKTLEILVTAGEAPDYDIIKPYLKYGTYYNAYGPTEASVCATIFQMPEVNTQDYRNIPIGKPISNAKIFILDQYNNLVPTGISGEICIGGTGVARGYLNRPELTDQKFIKNPFEGDGRLYRTGDLGKWTKEGNIIYEGRNDEQVKIRGYRIELTAVEQQLLANEQIQEAVVCVEQGFEDAKELVAYIVAAEAISAGNLRSFLSKILPEYMLPQKYVQLEQMPLTINGKIDKKALRKLNNGTVMEDNHVFVAATTLEEKLLVSVWEEVLKKEGIGIKDNFFSIGGDSIKSIQIVSKLKQHGFVLKAGDIISNPKLEDLVPLLQKNDQILDQSEVEGEVVLTPIQEFFFDKVQNKIFNAPNYYNHCVLLKTQDEVNPEVLKRCIEQLVKHHDVLRMKFPVENKSRKQYNKNVNEENYTIHYYDLREDEEYLTSIRNIGIELQSSFDIDNGPLVRIGHFRLKDGDRIAFIIHHLVIDGVSWRILLQDFADLYVQFKEGNQYRLPYKTSSYQAWASELKTYAQNLKKTEELSYWQEVCMQRGIPLHTVEENEGYKLNCDKKATMVLDKETTTLLQTSAHILYNTQIDDVILTCLGLAIKETLQRDRVTIQMEGHGREEIIDTVDISRTIGYFTSFYPFVLNVSKDEALENLLKVKEDLSKIPNKGIGYTALHFLNDDVDLSTSFDLEYNYLGDFGYDVSSKNDSVFTYARESIGGNSSPENYNNIGLSFVGMISLGELKMTIGYSSLLFEKEIIDELVSTFKNHLVTLVNHLSLLSESQAHNSDHLESNTAADFEVTPNQNFILGKTMSQGIIGPVVTPEFASKEEFLKKFRSFIEVYPILRTQFYKEGDFVKQRMLPSSEVKIEVYQETQVNQEQLTSLLSKPFDVIEGALLKVLIIQDTNNQSDQKSYAFVSIHHALTDAFTNSILIANLRAHFNDEPLEVNHTLYYEFATWQKAYLHSAEANEHRKYWLEALKDVVRKEEVGDKPIGLQDYVQQTVWITGESFKTISKIINNTGLTSSAFFTALHQLMLNKHSDKTLQLILAQGREFGDKDIESHKVLGVVNNFLPLPVLQFSDSTKNKYVKEVYSAYMEALGHQQIPYEVICEDIERVYDVSVKSEIGGLLNFIMNEGEKRFSDPVIENNTTYSKNDFNEGLDLSCNIYSNAIEVTMYCSLKKYNLSFSKDFNFKNYLFQLSEELT; from the coding sequence ATGGTCAATTTATTAAATGAAATATACGAGAGTAATATTACGATATCATTAGATGGTACGGATCTTAAACTTGGTTTTAAAGACGATGTTATAGATGAGGCACTTATCTCAAAAATAAAAGAAAACAAGCAGGAAATTGTTTCTTATTTAACCAAGTATTCAGCATCAAATAAATATAACAATATACCAAGAGTTCCTATTCAGGAGAGTTATGAAGTCTCTTCATTTGCACTTGGAATATTATCTTCTGTACTTGCAGATTCAGATGGAAAGGGGTTCAATTATGTGCTGACTTCTTCTGCCCACTTAAAACAAGAAATTAATGTTGCCAATTTTAAACGGGCAGTATATAGTACTATAGATCGACATGAGTCTCTGCGTACGGTATTTAGAATCAGTGACAAAGGAGAAATAAGACAACATGTTTTGGAAAGTGCTGCTATAGATTTTACCATAAACTTTTTTGACTTTAGAGCTTTAGACAAAAAGGAAGAAATGATAAGAACGATTACCAGAGATGATTTGGAAAAACCTTTTGATATGGGTCAGGGGCCATTATTTCGAGTTCATTTGTTTCAACTTAACAATAGTGAGTTTATTTTTCATTTAAGCATACACCACGTAATAAGTGACGCCTGGTCTATTGATGTGTTGTTTAAAAATATTCTAGCGTTTTATTCCTCATTTGAGCAGGGAGTTCCGGTTGAACTTCCCGAATTAAATATTCACTACAAAGATTATGCGGCCTGGCAGAATGATCAGCTTTCTAAAGGGCTTTTTAAAAACGAGGAAGCCTATTTTAAAGAAACATTTTCGGGAGAATTACCGGTACTTAATTTCACCAATAACAAGAGTAGACCAGCAGCCAGAACCGTGAACGGAGTTGCACTAAAATCATATCTTTCTAAAGAAACCACAACATTATTTAAAAAGCTTTGCTCAGATAAAAAGGGAAGTATTTTTATGGGGTTGATTGCGGTATGGAATGTGCTCTTGCATAAATACACCAATAGTACAGATATCATTATAGGAACTGCTGTGGGAGGACGTGACCACATCGATTTAAAAGAACAAATTGGAGGTTACATTAACTCATTGCCATTGCGCAATCAAATTGATCCGGAGCAGTCATTTAGCACATTTTTTGAAACCGTAAAAGAAAATACCTTATCCGCCTTAGATTGCCAGTTTTATCCTTTTGCCGATTTATTAAAACTGATCAATTATAAAAGAGATATGTCAAGGTCTCCTTTATTTGATGTGATGATTCTGTTGCAAAATGCTGTAGACAATAATCAGCAGTATAATATAGATGAAACCCAGGTAAAAAACATTAAAAGATTAAGAGAAACCCCTGTGTTAACAGATTTAGATATCAACTTCATCGAAGAAGGAGATTATTTAGGTTGTCAATTGATATACAATACAGACGTTTTTGAATCAGAATATGTAATTGGATTATTGACACATTTTAAACAATTAGTAGAGGAAATTGTTTTGCATCCCAACATTCCCATCTCGAAAATTGATTATCTATCTGTAAATGAAAGAGAGGAATTATTGTTGGATTTTAATGATATAACATTAGACTATTCCGAAGAGGAGACTTTGCTGTCATTATTTGAAAAACAAGTAAAACAAACTCCAAATGGAACGGCTTTATTTGCAGGAAAGAAAGAATTTACCTATCAGGAATTAGAGGAAGCCTCAAATGATTTGGCACGTTATATTTTTAAACATTACCAAATTGAAAAAGGGAAATTCATAGGAATACAACTAGAACGCAATGAGTGGAATATTATATCCATGCTTGCAATTTTAAAAGTGGGCTGTGCCTATGTTCCTATTGCCCCGGAGATGCCTAACCAGGTAAAGGAGCATATCATTACAGATACTCAGTTAGAATTACTGATCACTACAACATCCTATATGTTTGATATGGAATTTTATACCGGAGCATTAATGGCAGTAGATATTGTTTTTGATACGGATGATTGTGATCCGGTAACCATTACTGTAGCTCCTACTGATCTAGCCTATGTTATTTATACTTCGGGATCAACCGGACTGCCGAAAGGAGTCATGATAGAACACGGTCAAATAGTAAATACAATCCTCTCTCAAATAGATTATTTTAAATTAGGTGAAAACAGTCGGGGTTTACAATTCGCTCCATTTTCTTTTGATGCTTCTGTATGGGAAACATTTATGATTCTTCTGTCAGGAGGAAGCCTGCATTTGGCAAGCGAAGAACAGCGAAAAGATGCAGATGCCCTAACTGCTTTTATTAAAGAGAATAATATCACTATTGCAACATTACCGCCTTCCTATATAGCTTTGGTAGATATTGAGGATTTAAAAACCTTGGAGATATTAGTTACAGCAGGTGAGGCTCCTGATTATGATATAATTAAACCATACTTAAAATATGGTACTTATTATAATGCATACGGACCAACAGAAGCCAGTGTATGTGCGACTATTTTTCAGATGCCGGAAGTTAATACACAGGATTACCGTAACATTCCTATTGGTAAACCAATTTCAAATGCCAAAATTTTTATCCTTGACCAGTATAATAATCTGGTTCCGACAGGTATCTCAGGAGAAATATGCATTGGAGGAACTGGGGTTGCCAGAGGGTATTTAAACAGACCAGAATTAACAGATCAGAAATTTATTAAAAATCCATTTGAAGGAGATGGCAGATTATACAGAACCGGAGATTTAGGAAAGTGGACAAAGGAAGGTAATATTATTTACGAAGGACGAAACGATGAACAGGTAAAAATAAGAGGATATCGTATAGAACTTACCGCTGTAGAGCAACAATTATTAGCTAACGAGCAAATACAGGAAGCGGTAGTTTGTGTAGAGCAAGGATTTGAAGACGCAAAAGAGCTTGTTGCCTATATTGTCGCAGCAGAGGCTATTAGCGCAGGAAATTTAAGATCCTTCCTTTCAAAGATTCTTCCGGAATATATGCTTCCACAAAAATATGTGCAATTAGAACAAATGCCGCTTACGATTAATGGAAAAATTGATAAAAAGGCATTGCGCAAATTGAATAATGGTACCGTAATGGAAGATAATCATGTATTTGTAGCAGCAACGACTTTAGAAGAAAAACTATTAGTAAGTGTTTGGGAAGAAGTTTTGAAAAAAGAAGGAATTGGTATTAAAGATAACTTCTTTAGTATTGGGGGTGACTCCATAAAATCAATCCAAATTGTTTCAAAATTAAAGCAACACGGATTTGTACTTAAAGCAGGTGATATTATATCAAACCCTAAGTTAGAAGATCTTGTGCCCTTGTTACAAAAAAATGACCAGATTCTGGATCAGTCAGAAGTGGAGGGAGAAGTTGTATTAACTCCTATTCAGGAATTTTTCTTTGATAAAGTACAAAACAAAATTTTTAATGCGCCTAATTACTATAATCATTGTGTGTTATTAAAAACACAAGATGAGGTAAATCCGGAGGTATTAAAGAGGTGTATCGAACAATTGGTAAAGCACCATGATGTACTTAGAATGAAATTCCCTGTCGAAAATAAGAGTAGAAAGCAATACAATAAAAATGTCAACGAAGAAAATTATACCATACATTATTATGATTTGCGAGAAGATGAAGAATATTTGACAAGTATTCGAAATATTGGAATTGAATTGCAGTCTTCCTTTGATATTGATAATGGGCCTTTGGTAAGAATTGGTCATTTCAGACTAAAAGATGGTGACCGTATCGCCTTTATTATTCATCACCTGGTCATAGATGGTGTTTCCTGGAGGATTTTATTACAGGATTTCGCTGATTTGTATGTTCAGTTTAAAGAAGGAAATCAATACAGACTTCCTTATAAAACAAGTTCATACCAAGCTTGGGCGAGTGAATTGAAAACATATGCGCAGAATTTGAAAAAAACAGAAGAACTTTCCTATTGGCAGGAGGTATGTATGCAACGTGGTATTCCTTTACATACTGTAGAAGAAAATGAAGGATACAAACTCAACTGTGACAAAAAGGCTACTATGGTTTTAGATAAAGAAACCACAACGCTTTTACAAACTTCGGCACATATCTTATATAATACTCAAATCGATGATGTAATCCTGACTTGTTTGGGACTTGCGATTAAAGAGACATTGCAAAGAGATCGGGTAACCATTCAAATGGAAGGACATGGAAGAGAAGAAATTATAGATACGGTTGATATAAGCCGTACTATTGGGTACTTTACATCTTTTTATCCTTTTGTATTGAATGTATCAAAAGACGAGGCATTAGAAAATTTACTAAAAGTAAAAGAAGACTTGTCAAAAATTCCTAATAAAGGGATAGGATATACTGCTTTACATTTTCTAAACGACGACGTAGATCTGAGCACCTCTTTTGATTTAGAATATAATTATCTGGGAGATTTTGGTTATGATGTTTCATCAAAAAATGATTCAGTATTTACCTATGCGAGAGAGAGTATAGGAGGAAATTCAAGTCCGGAAAACTACAATAACATCGGATTGAGTTTTGTAGGAATGATTTCATTAGGAGAACTCAAAATGACTATCGGATATTCTTCTTTATTATTTGAAAAGGAAATAATCGATGAATTAGTAAGTACTTTTAAAAATCATTTAGTAACCCTGGTAAATCATTTGTCATTACTAAGCGAAAGTCAGGCTCATAATAGCGATCATCTTGAGAGTAATACGGCAGCTGATTTTGAGGTAACACCTAATCAAAATTTTATATTGGGCAAAACTATGTCTCAGGGCATTATAGGCCCGGTAGTTACTCCTGAATTTGCCTCAAAAGAAGAGTTCCTTAAAAAGTTCAGATCCTTTATAGAGGTATATCCAATTTTGAGAACTCAATTTTATAAAGAAGGGGATTTTGTAAAACAGCGTATGTTACCTTCTTCAGAGGTTAAAATCGAAGTTTATCAGGAAACACAAGTAAACCAGGAACAACTTACTTCTTTACTATCAAAACCTTTTGATGTAATTGAAGGAGCATTATTGAAAGTGCTTATTATTCAGGATACAAACAACCAGTCAGATCAAAAATCGTATGCATTTGTAAGTATTCACCATGCCCTTACAGATGCCTTTACAAATAGTATTTTAATAGCAAATCTAAGAGCCCATTTTAATGATGAGCCTTTAGAAGTTAATCATACTTTATATTATGAATTTGCAACATGGCAAAAAGCATATTTGCACTCGGCAGAAGCAAACGAACATAGAAAATATTGGCTGGAGGCATTAAAAGATGTTGTAAGAAAAGAAGAAGTTGGTGATAAGCCAATTGGACTGCAGGATTATGTACAGCAAACTGTCTGGATAACGGGGGAATCATTTAAAACTATTTCAAAAATAATAAATAACACCGGTTTGACTTCTTCCGCATTTTTTACAGCATTACATCAGTTAATGCTTAATAAACATAGTGATAAAACCTTACAGTTGATATTAGCACAAGGGAGAGAATTTGGTGATAAAGACATCGAGAGTCATAAAGTGCTGGGAGTTGTAAATAACTTTTTGCCTTTACCAGTTTTGCAATTTTCTGACAGTACAAAAAATAAATACGTCAAAGAAGTTTACAGCGCTTACATGGAAGCACTTGGACATCAACAAATTCCTTATGAAGTAATATGCGAAGATATTGAGCGAGTGTATGATGTTTCGGTAAAAAGTGAAATAGGAGGGCTCTTAAATTTTATTATGAATGAAGGCGAAAAAAGGTTTTCGGATCCGGTAATAGAAAATAACACAACCTATTCTAAAAATGACTTTAATGAAGGATTAGACTTAAGTTGCAATATCTATTCGAATGCTATTGAAGTAACTATGTATTGTTCATTGAAAAAGTATAATTTATCATTTTCAAAAGACTTTAACTTTAAAAATTACCTATTTCAACTTTCTGAGGAATTAACCTAA
- a CDS encoding MBL fold metallo-hydrolase, with the protein MEIQNDDLVYIKRNLAIEPLVDNWYAWPHLISPATAAMNIKDRHLKIMTSYVQNPMIHAAAVKTPKMLGGPFIDYDGKRVDEIKALIDNTKEQCADLLTLREDVFALNDMLKKEAKGYALTELYNKIPESLQGLVELVYDINNNPSFRIFESLLYETEFYKESLQSFNLFLVHDDDSRSFVLSTPKLPGEDILRVNLPFKSEKIDQLFEMEDHPRTFGEIAEIFEIEAEDIPLFKSFFTTEKSKKYERYSGDGVLTRYFGHACILTETKNTTILADPLVSYGYESDISRYSYDDLPESIDYVLVTHNHQDHILFETLLRLRRKIKNIIVPKSNGGFLQDPNLKLMFERIGFKNIIELGEMETIHFDDCSITGLPFVGEHCDLDVRSKLCHHVAYKDGLKVLFAADSCNVSPKLYERIHKVMGDINIIFLGMECEGAPLTWLYGPLMPETLARDKDESRRLAGCNFEQAKALVDVFKPSEVFVYAMGMEPWLKYISSIKYTDESIPIVESNKLLAYCLANDIEPERLFGEKIVEYKNELVLS; encoded by the coding sequence ATGGAAATCCAAAATGATGATTTAGTATACATTAAAAGAAATTTAGCAATAGAACCTTTAGTAGACAACTGGTATGCATGGCCACACTTGATATCTCCTGCTACTGCTGCAATGAATATTAAAGACCGACATTTGAAAATTATGACATCATATGTTCAAAATCCTATGATTCACGCTGCGGCAGTAAAAACGCCAAAAATGCTAGGAGGCCCTTTTATCGATTATGACGGAAAAAGGGTAGATGAAATTAAAGCACTTATTGACAATACTAAAGAGCAATGCGCAGACCTTTTAACATTGAGAGAAGATGTATTTGCGCTTAATGATATGCTTAAAAAAGAAGCCAAAGGATATGCTCTTACAGAATTATATAATAAGATACCAGAGAGTTTACAAGGACTTGTAGAATTGGTATATGATATCAACAACAATCCTTCATTCCGTATTTTTGAATCATTACTATACGAAACAGAGTTTTACAAAGAGTCGCTTCAAAGTTTCAATTTATTTTTAGTACACGACGACGATTCAAGATCATTTGTATTGAGTACACCAAAATTACCTGGTGAAGATATTTTACGTGTAAACTTACCTTTTAAAAGTGAAAAGATCGACCAACTGTTTGAAATGGAAGATCATCCAAGAACTTTTGGGGAAATCGCAGAAATATTTGAGATAGAGGCTGAAGACATTCCTTTGTTTAAATCCTTTTTCACAACAGAAAAATCTAAGAAATACGAGCGTTATAGCGGAGACGGCGTGCTAACAAGATATTTTGGACATGCCTGTATTCTTACCGAAACCAAAAACACAACCATATTGGCAGATCCTTTAGTGAGTTATGGCTATGAATCGGATATATCCCGATATTCTTATGACGACTTACCAGAATCGATTGATTACGTTTTGGTAACACACAATCACCAGGATCATATTCTTTTTGAGACTTTATTGCGTCTAAGACGCAAGATCAAAAACATTATTGTTCCTAAAAGTAATGGAGGTTTTCTTCAGGATCCAAACCTGAAATTAATGTTTGAAAGAATAGGATTCAAAAACATTATCGAGTTAGGAGAGATGGAAACCATTCATTTTGACGATTGTTCAATTACAGGTTTGCCATTCGTTGGAGAACATTGTGACCTGGACGTAAGAAGTAAATTATGTCATCACGTTGCTTACAAAGATGGATTAAAAGTATTGTTTGCGGCAGATTCCTGTAACGTATCGCCAAAATTATACGAGCGTATTCATAAAGTAATGGGAGATATAAATATCATCTTCTTAGGAATGGAATGTGAAGGAGCACCATTAACATGGTTGTATGGACCCTTAATGCCGGAAACTTTAGCCAGAGATAAAGACGAATCCAGACGACTGGCCGGATGTAATTTTGAACAGGCCAAAGCACTTGTAGATGTTTTTAAACCTAGTGAAGTTTTCGTATACGCCATGGGAATGGAGCCTTGGTTAAAATACATTAGCTCAATTAAATACACAGATGAGTCTATTCCAATTGTCGAGTCAAACAAATTGTTAGCGTATTGTCTGGCAAATGATATTGAACCGGAAAGGCTTTTTGGAGAAAAAATAGTTGAATACAAAAATGAACTTGTTCTTAGTTAG
- a CDS encoding carboxypeptidase regulatory-like domain-containing protein, producing MSTISAQSLTQISGTLSAENSDEKLAYASVIVKKDAQVVETVITNDKGEFTVEGLKIGKYTVEFQFLSFQNSTIPLNVDGSKLKINLGTIHLKSDVTSLKEVVITSETSQVSLKLDKKVFDVGKDLISRGGSATQVLDNVPAVRVDPSGAVSLRGNSNVLILINGRKSGLTSIQGLEQIPAESIKSVEVITNPSSRYDAAGSAGIINIVLKKNTKDDLSGSMTLVGGVPFDSRVLGSINYKKGKFNLFSNFGVRYTDYVGLNTRDQVTTSNGNDLF from the coding sequence ATGTCTACAATATCCGCCCAGTCCCTGACTCAAATATCAGGAACGCTTTCTGCAGAGAATTCAGATGAGAAATTAGCTTATGCCTCTGTTATTGTCAAAAAAGATGCTCAGGTTGTAGAAACGGTGATTACCAATGATAAAGGAGAGTTTACAGTAGAAGGTCTTAAGATAGGGAAGTATACAGTTGAATTCCAATTTTTGAGCTTTCAGAATTCTACTATACCATTAAACGTAGATGGTTCTAAATTAAAGATTAATCTGGGAACTATTCATCTGAAATCTGATGTAACTTCACTTAAAGAAGTCGTTATAACTTCAGAAACATCTCAGGTATCATTAAAACTAGACAAAAAAGTTTTTGATGTTGGGAAGGATTTGATCTCTAGAGGAGGATCTGCAACACAAGTGCTGGATAATGTTCCTGCTGTAAGGGTTGATCCTTCCGGTGCTGTAAGTTTGAGAGGCAATAGTAATGTCCTAATTCTTATTAATGGAAGAAAATCGGGTCTCACATCGATTCAGGGATTAGAACAGATTCCTGCCGAATCGATAAAATCGGTAGAAGTGATTACCAATCCATCTTCGCGATATGATGCAGCAGGATCTGCCGGAATCATAAATATTGTTCTGAAGAAAAATACCAAGGATGATTTAAGTGGCAGTATGACTTTGGTTGGAGGTGTTCCTTTTGATAGCAGGGTATTAGGAAGTATCAACTATAAAAAAGGAAAATTTAATCTGTTTTCCAATTTTGGAGTTCGTTATACGGATTATGTTGGACTTAATACAAGAGATCAGGTCACTACATCAAATGGGAATGATCTTTTTTAA
- a CDS encoding outer membrane beta-barrel family protein, whose protein sequence is MDYFINDNNTITTAFYRNGTKDLDKNTLKYKFSGNGIPDTHIQTIGDSEENRSYNQLEFNYTKTFKKPDRKFTVDFQYDFWNSIKDFNIQRRTVDPDKQDLSVINTRSNRSSDDIALQSDFVTPLSETANFEAGVKAEHRIVSTDFAANEEKGGTVNPINGFNNGLDYKEQILAAYTQYGNKIKKFSFLLGLRTEFTNIQIEDQKTNRVLRDSSYTRLFPTVNLSYALTAKTTAQLNYSQRINRPNLDQLNPFPELQDFNSRIFGNINLLPSLTDGVEFSILNKLKGIVITPSLYYSKTRNNFQYFTTQNDTGIFETFLVNLDNEKRFGIEISAQYAPVKWLSLSGEINAYSFSQEGSVGTTNLDYSNETWTGTLISQIKFPKSFSFQSKFEYQAPVSDAQTHTKSYYYLSMALGKSLFKNNASLTLG, encoded by the coding sequence TTGGATTATTTTATAAATGACAATAACACTATTACAACCGCATTTTATAGAAACGGAACCAAAGATTTAGACAAAAATACCCTAAAGTATAAATTTTCGGGTAACGGTATTCCGGATACACACATTCAAACCATAGGAGACTCGGAAGAAAACAGAAGCTACAATCAATTAGAATTTAATTATACAAAAACGTTTAAAAAACCAGATAGAAAATTTACGGTAGACTTTCAGTATGATTTTTGGAATAGTATAAAAGATTTTAATATTCAAAGAAGAACAGTGGATCCTGATAAACAAGATTTGTCAGTTATCAATACAAGATCAAACAGATCAAGTGATGATATTGCGTTACAGTCTGATTTTGTAACTCCTTTAAGTGAAACCGCCAATTTTGAAGCAGGTGTTAAAGCAGAACACAGAATAGTTTCTACAGATTTTGCTGCCAATGAGGAAAAGGGAGGTACAGTAAACCCAATAAATGGTTTTAATAATGGGTTAGATTATAAAGAACAAATTTTGGCAGCTTACACCCAATACGGAAATAAGATAAAAAAATTCAGCTTCCTGCTTGGTTTAAGAACAGAGTTTACCAATATTCAGATAGAGGATCAAAAGACAAATCGCGTTTTACGAGATAGTTCGTATACAAGATTGTTTCCAACCGTAAATTTGAGTTATGCTTTAACCGCAAAAACTACTGCTCAATTAAATTATAGCCAACGAATCAACAGACCTAATTTAGATCAATTGAACCCTTTTCCGGAACTTCAGGATTTTAATTCTCGCATTTTTGGAAACATCAACCTGTTGCCTTCTTTAACAGATGGAGTAGAATTTAGCATTTTAAATAAATTAAAAGGAATAGTAATTACTCCTTCATTATACTATTCAAAAACAAGAAATAATTTCCAATACTTTACTACACAAAATGATACTGGCATTTTTGAAACATTTTTAGTAAATCTTGATAATGAAAAACGATTTGGTATAGAAATTTCGGCTCAGTATGCTCCTGTAAAATGGTTGTCTCTTAGCGGAGAGATTAATGCTTACAGCTTCAGTCAGGAAGGAAGTGTTGGTACAACTAATTTGGATTATTCTAACGAAACCTGGACAGGAACATTAATAAGCCAGATTAAGTTTCCAAAGAGTTTTTCGTTTCAAAGTAAATTTGAGTATCAGGCACCTGTAAGTGATGCTCAGACTCATACAAAATCATATTATTATTTGAGTATGGCCTTAGGAAAATCATTGTTCAAGAATAATGCATCCTTAACGCTGGGGTGA
- a CDS encoding thioesterase II family protein, with amino-acid sequence MYSNQKTQIFLLHFAGGSCYSFDFLRNEIQDSFEFHALELPGRGKRNQELQLFKKTDAVLDYVSQIKKLRNNNQPYIIYGHSMGATLGLSVTKKMEEQLDPPNILIVSGNPGPGASYNTKERHALSDAELKLELRSLGGVPEEILENEDLYNYFIPIMRSDFEILEKSKLAEVGLVIDTPIFAVMGDQEETVADIENWELYTSGQFDYQVVPGNHFFIHRQVKTLAKIINECASYSSVSI; translated from the coding sequence ATGTATTCAAATCAAAAAACGCAGATATTTTTATTGCATTTTGCAGGAGGAAGCTGTTATTCTTTTGATTTTCTTAGAAATGAGATTCAAGATAGTTTTGAATTTCATGCCTTAGAACTTCCGGGAAGAGGTAAAAGAAACCAAGAGTTACAACTTTTTAAAAAGACAGACGCAGTTCTGGATTATGTGTCTCAGATTAAAAAATTAAGAAATAACAATCAGCCCTATATTATTTATGGCCATAGTATGGGGGCAACCTTAGGGTTATCGGTGACAAAAAAAATGGAAGAACAGCTCGATCCGCCTAATATACTAATTGTTTCGGGTAATCCTGGGCCAGGGGCTTCCTATAATACCAAGGAAAGACACGCTTTAAGCGATGCTGAATTAAAATTAGAACTAAGATCTTTAGGAGGTGTCCCGGAAGAAATACTGGAGAACGAAGATTTATATAATTACTTCATTCCTATCATGAGATCTGATTTTGAAATTTTAGAAAAGAGTAAACTTGCCGAAGTAGGCCTTGTGATCGATACACCAATTTTTGCCGTAATGGGAGATCAGGAAGAAACTGTCGCAGATATTGAAAACTGGGAGCTTTACACTAGTGGTCAGTTTGATTATCAGGTAGTTCCGGGGAATCATTTCTTTATTCACCGTCAGGTAAAAACATTGGCGAAAATTATCAACGAATGTGCCTCTTATTCATCAGTCAGCATATAA